The Balaenoptera acutorostrata chromosome 11, mBalAcu1.1, whole genome shotgun sequence genome segment TAACGGCAGGAGGGTAGCTGCTGTGATCTCTACCTGCTGGTGGCTAGATGGGGGTGTGTGGAGGGGGGGACACAGATCCTGGGAGGTGCCCTCACGCCCACAGGGGCCCCCCCGCTCACTCTGCCCTCGCGCCCTCAGAGCGGAGTGGGCTCAGGTACGCCAGGCCTTCTTCGGCTCCGGCAAGAACAAGGCTGCCCTGGATGCCATCGAGCGCGCTGCTTTCTTCGTGGCTCTGGATGAGGAGTCTCACCGCTATGACCCCGAAGACGAGGCCAGCCTCAGCCTCTACGGCAAGGCCCTGCTGCACGGCAGCTGCTACAACAGGTACCGCACCCCCAGCTCCACTGCACGGCCCACCCTGCCCATCCCCgggctcctccccctgcccccccaccgcTGCCCCATCTCCTCCCGCTGCAGGTGGTTCGACAAGTCCTTCACTCTCATCGCTTTCAAGAATGGCCAGCTGGGCCTCAACACAGAACACGCGTGGGCAGACGCCCCTATCATAGGGCACCTCTGGGAGGTAGCAGGCCCTGGGAGAGGTCCcgcagggcaggggcggggcggggtggggcgggcacGGGGGCAGCCAGGCAAGGATGGCCTCTCAGCCTGCCCTTGCCCCTGCAGTTTGTCCTGGGCACCGACAGCTTCGACCTGGGCTACACAGAGACTGGGCACTGTCTGGGCAAACCCAACCCTGTGCTGGCCCCCCCTCAGCGGCTGCAGTGGGACATTCCTGAGCAGGTGTGCGGGCCGagaaggggcaggggtgggtgtgCAAGAGTGACAAGTGTCTGAGATGCCCTGtggccctcccctctgccccagccccaccctcaggGGAAGGGTCCAGAGTGTCTCATGGTCCAGACTGGCTACAGGGAGAACAGAGATCCCAGGACCATCTTGGGGCTGGAGAAAGTCATGAGGTGTGAGCTCGTGTCCGGGGAGCAACCTGTCAGTGCCTTCCTCCCCGACAAAGCCCAGCCAGGCATCTGTGCTGACGCCCCTGGCTTGTCCTTTGCGTCTCCTCCTCCTGAGGACGTCAAGCATCCTGAGGCCTGCCCAGCCTTGCCTTCGTCCGCTGCTCACCCTCAGGCCTCCTGGACGTGACCCTGGAGTCCTCCTGGAGAGCTCTGCCCCAGCTGACCCCTCCGTGTCTCGGCAGTGCCAGGCAGTCATCGAGAGCTCCTACCAGGTGGCCAAGGCGCTGGCTGACGACGTGGAATTGTACTGCTTCCAGTTCTTGCCCTTTGGCAAAGGCCTCATCAAGAAGTGCCGGACCAGCCCTGACGCCTTCGTGCAGATCGCCCTGCAGCTGGCACACTTCCGGGTAGGAGCCCCAGGCCGCCGAGCAGGCGGGGGTGGCACCAGGGCACAGCTGCAAGAGTCACCCCTCTGTGTTCCCTAGGACAGAGGCAGGCTCTGCCTGACCTACGAAGCCTCGATGACCAGGATGTTCCGGGAGGGACGGACGGAGACCGTTCGCTCCTGCACCTGCGAGTCCACAGCCTTCGTTCGGGCCATGGCGCAGGGGCGCCACCTGGTGAGCCCCCCACGGCCTCGTGCTGACCTGCCCGCTCGGCCTCCTGCCTGCTCGAGGGtcagggctactcttcactgctcCATGTCTGCCCCCAGAAAGCAGACCTCCAAGATCTGTTCCGGAAAGCTGCTGAGAAGCACCAGAATATGTACCGCCTGGCCATGACGGGGGCTGGGATTGACAGGCACCTCTTCTGCCTTTACGTGGTCTCCAAGTACCTGGGGGTCAAGTCCCCTTTCCTGGCCGAGGTCAGTGTCGGTGGGTGTGTCCTCTGTGCTCAGGCCCTCTGCCGGTGGGTCTCGGCCTGTCTTCTGTCTGGACGGCTGGGGCCGGTGTTCCCGCCCCACAGCCACCCAGGCCTGTGGACTGGCGCCAAGCAGCAGCCTCCCCCTCGTAGAGTTGCTGTTGGCGCGAGGGGGGAGGGACAGACGAGCACGACGTGTCAGGTGGTGGCAGCGCTCGTGAGAGAAGGGCAGAGGCTCCGGGGAATTGGGGCGTCCAGGTGGAGGGAAGCTCCAGTGCCCGGACGCTGACACTgaggcaggggtgtggggtgtgggaggggcagcaggaggggtggggggcggagCCAGGGGACGGACAGGCAGGTCCCCTGATGGAGGGTTTTGGGCAGAGGCTGTGATGGTGAGAACAGCCTAGGGGACCGTGGACAGCAGTCAGGAAGGTCCTGCGTCCTGTCCCTTCTGCATCCTTAGCCAGGACAGTGCCAGGCTCATGCACCTGTCCGCGGGTGTGCGTGGCCCCTGACTGCTGGGCCTCCCTGTTGCAGGTGCTCTCAGAACCCTGGCGCCTCTCCACCAGCCAGACTGCTCAGTTCCAGATCCGCATGTTTGACCCAAACCAGTACCCCAATCACCTGGGCGCTGGCGGTGGCTTTGGCCCTGTAAGTGCCCTTGATGGTGGACAGGTGGGAAGGGCCAGGGGCCGGGCTGTCAGGGGAGAGTGCAGGGCCTCGAGGAGGTCAGACCAGAGGCAGGGACACAGCCCTGGACCTGCCCTGCCTGCAAACAGGATCAGTACCTGTCGACCCCAGCAAGAAAGGTGGCTGGGACCCCACCCGTGTTGACACCCACTGCTGGAGTGACCCTGCCCGGGGCTTCTGTACCCTCTGAAGTGGGCTTATGGAGAGTCCAATCTCCCACTGAGACACTCACGTGGGCTAGTTTGTCGGGGAGCTAGAGACCCCCTGCCAACGTGAGGGGGGCCTCCAGAGGGAACCTGAGGTGGggtcttctcttctgttttcataCTGTTTCCTGGGGATGGGCCCTTCCTGTGAATCTTGTGGGCAGAGCAAGGATAACATCAGCTTGGCTTCCAGATCCTCAAGGTTCAGTTCACCTCTTCTTCTTCACCCCTTGTGCTGCCCTCAGGTAGCTAATGACGGCTACGGGGTTTCCTACATGATCGCGGGTGAGAACACCATCTTCTTCCACGTCTCCAGCAAGTTCTCAAGCTCAGAGACAGTGAGTGTCTCCTGCTCCCACTCAGCCTGAGGACGGGTCGCCCCCCAGGGCATGTCTGGCTGGGGAAGAATCCTTCCCTGTGGGGACAGAGGGGCGGGGGCTCACCTGGAGGTTGGTCTGAGCTCTTGACTCCCACAGAACGCCCAGCGCTTTGGGAACCACATCCGCCAAGCTCTGCTGGACATCGCTGATCTTTTCCAAGTTCCCAAGGCTGACAGCTGAGGGCTGGAGAAACGCCAGCTGTCCTTCTGCCCCCACGTTGTGGAGGAGGGGCCTGTGGTCCGCTTGCAGGCACAGCAGCGGCCGTGCACAGGTGCCCAGGCTCCAAGGGCACCTCTGGGAGCAGGTGCTCCCTGGGCAGGCGCTGCTTCCTGAGGGCTCAAGTGGTGGAGGTAGGGCTGGAGCAGGAAgggaatcttctttttttttttttttttttcccttgctagatgttaataaaaataagGCTGTATAATTCTATTTTAGCCCTTAAGTACCTGTGTTTTTTGGTGGGGGAACTAGGAGGCCCTTCCCCTGCTCCAGCCTTAGGCCAGGGATGTGGCAAGGGAAGGTCTAGGGCTGGAGACTATTTGTAAGAGGTTCTGACCTGCTTTGAAAGGTGGGTCTCTGCTGTCCACACCCACATACGCAGTTGGAATAAATTCTTGCTTCAGAACCTCCACCTGTTCCCTGGGGCCATTTCTGTTTGTCTTCTGGAGAGTGGGGCCCTCTGTGTAGGGACACGTCCTCTGCACCCCCTTGGGCTGGAGCACAGCTCTGTAGAGGCCCTCGGCATAGGGAGGAGCTGCAGTCCCAGGCCTGAGGTCTGGGTGCCAGGTGGTCATGTCTGTGAGAGGGCGCACAGGATAATCTGGAGCAACAGATGCCCCTTCCCTTGGGTCGgctttttgatgaaaataatactACGAGTAAACAAAAAGTTACTATGGAAAGTCTAAGCAGGTACTCAATTACTATTGCTGCATGCCGAAACGAGTCTACATCTCATTACTCTGCTAGGCGCTGAGAACCGGACGTGAACTAGATACACTCCCAGGCCTTCTCTTATTAACCAGTGTTTATTGAGCAACCACTGTCTACTTGGCTCTGTGCTGAGGATTCAGTGGTGAACAAGGCACCCCCTGCACACGGGGAATTCACTACTCAGTGAGGCAAGCATGGATCAGGGCATGGAGCCTGTGGCAGGGAATCCAGGCTCTTGAATAATCCATTTAGCAAATACTTACTAAGTGCTACAGTGTGCTAAGCtctgggatacagcagtgaacaaaactggCAAAAACAATCCTTCCCTGTGCGGCTTAGAGTCTAGCGAGGGAGACAGGCAATAACCAAGAAGAATGAGCAAATGACATAGTAAGTCAGAGGGCAGTAAGTGCTAAGAAGAAAAGTAAGGGGAGGGAGCAATGGAGGAGTGGATGGCAATTTCAGACAGGGTGGCAGAGGCAGGCCTTTCTGAGTGGGGCCATTTGACTCAGACCAGCAGGAGATGAGGGTGCAATCCATGTACGTACCTGAGGGCGGGGTATTCCTGGCCAAGGGGGCAGCAACAGCCAATGCTTCGGGGTGGGAGGAGCTGCCGTGGTGCAGGAACAGTACCCGAGGGCCTGTGGCTGGCGTGGAGTCGGGAGCAgcaggaggggagaggtggggtggcGCCGCGAGGGCCTCGGAGGCTAGGCTCTGGGTTCTCCAAATGACGGGGGAAGCCGCCGGGGCTGGAGTAGAGGGTGACATAACCTGTTGTAAATTTTTAATGGGATCACTCTGGCTAAccagaatgatattagaacaaaGTAGGGTGCAGTCAGCATAGAAGCAAGAAGGCCTAGCAGAGGGTACTGCTCATGGTGGTGGCAGAGTTGGGAGAAATGACGGGACTTAAACTAAGGGATGGAGATTCAGGATGCTAGGGAGCCGTCAAAGATAATTCACGCTTTCTAGTTGGGTGACTGGGTGATTACATAAGATTTTTACATGTTGAGTTTAACATACCTAtaagaaatatttgtgaaaatgtcTCATAGACtcttgaaaatataaattgaaagaaaGGAGATTTAGGTTCCTGATAATAGCTTTGAAGGTTGTTAGAACACTGAGAACGTGAGAAGATTCCCAGGACAGAGGCTTCTAACCTCTTTTGAGTCTCTGTGAGaagcttataaaaataaatctgtgctCACAAAATGGTACATTCCGTATCAGAGCTTTCCTGGGCTTCCAAAAGTATCGTCACAGACCTTTGCCTCTCTGGTGCCTGCGTGACCTACCCTGGGGAACTGTCTGGGATCTGGTAGGCTTCTGGGAGACATCAGCTCGCCCAGGCCTGGGAGAACAGTGAGCAGAGATTCCAACAAGCTGGCTTTTAATTAATGTTAAAATTCAGTCAAAATTCTTTTATCTGATTTGTTCTTGGttgaaataagagaagaaaacagtGCCAAACCAGGGTATAAACTTCTGGTGACCACCCACCAAATGCCAATCTGCATTAGTACCCCAGAGGTGTGCAGATCTGCATTAGTTAAGGCTAGTAGCCATAACAGATAAAGCTTGAAATCGCAATGGCTTAACCCAATAGAAGTTTAATTCTTGTTCACTTGGCTGAAAGGAAGACTCTGCTCCATACCATTATTCAAAGACTTGGCTGTTAGAGGTCCTACCTTCCTCAGGTAGCTCCCAATTTGCCTTGGACATCAACATCCCGCAAGtacatggaggagagagagggctcACTCATGGGGGGCTTTTATGGACTCAGCCTGGTAGTGATACAGAGCATTTCTACCCACATCCCACCAGCCAGGACTCatactgcaagggaggctgggaaatgtagtctagctGTGTGCCCAAGACATAAAGGAAACATTTGATGAACAGTTAGCCAGTTTCGGATGCACAAGGGTATGGGCAGACCAGACAGATGTCTCTGGACTCCCTGAGGGCCCATCCTTCTTGGCCTGGGCTCTGCAGGGTGTTTCAGACGCCCACCTCCACCTGCTGGGCCCTCACATTCCAGACCAACTGACCTTCTCTGAGTCTCTTTCGCTCCCCCACAAGAACCCTGAGCCCCGGCTTCACTCTCCATTCCTAAAGGAGGCAGGCACATCCACACCCTTGCCTTTGCCGAACCTCCTGCCTGGAATCCTGTGCCTTTGTTTCTCAGCCTGGTAAACTCCTACTCTTCCCTGAAGCTGCCTTCATTACCCCTCAGAATTATTCCTGATTCATGTTTTTCTGGGGTGCTATAACAGAAATCAGCTCTAGAAAGTCAAAGCAAATGGTGGAATGATTGGAAGTGTGCAGGTGGCTCACAGGTAGGAAGCAACGGCTGGAGAACCAGATTCAGAAGGGGAAGGAGCCTGGCGGCTTGGAGAGGGGACGTGGCCCAGACAACTGACTCCTCAAGAGAGAGACGAGTCCGCGCTCTATGCCCAGAACTGTCTGGCTCAGCTCCAGCTGTGTTTCCTACTCTGCGATCAGTTTGCTAAGGATCGGAATCCCTGAGAGAAAATGCAGTGGGTCCCAGGTTTGTCAGGAATCTCAAAGAGTTCAAGGTATTCAAAACCGAAGTTAACAACCTCCCAAACTGGCTTCTCTGCCACTCTTCCCCGTCTCAGCCGGCGGTGTCACCCTCCAGCGACTCAGccattccttctttctccctcccttcccacatTACGAAGCTTTGTCAAAGCGACCTTCTAAATGGCTTCTGACTCCATGTACTTCCCTCCGCCACGACCACTGGCTCCCTGTCCCCACCTCCACCATCATTCACCCAAAACCCAGCAACAGCCCCATTTCTACTCTCCCTCCGGCAAGAGAGACTGCTTCGCCATGCCCCTCCTCTGCTTACCAACCTTCTAAGGTGCCCATCGCCCTCCAAATAAAGACCGAGCTCCCTGGACTGACCTATAGAGGCCAGAGTGATCTCTTTAGCCTCCTCTTGACCAGAGTTTTATGTGCAGCCTCTCTAAGGGTTGAGCAGCACGCTCACCTGGCCTTGCTTGGTGATCTGTGCTTTACTGCCTGGAGGCCAGAGCGCCTGGCAGACCTCGGCTGTAACCAAGGCCCGCACCTACCAGGTGCATGGACCTGGGCCCCTGCCTCATCTCCTTGGGCCTCAGCGTCCTCTTCTGTGAGACAGCTGCAACAATGTCGGCCACCCACGGTAGCTGCGAGACAAAATACTTCAGCATTCAGCTACTCACTCAACAATGGTTAGTAGCACTTGCTGTCCAGTATACTGGAGACACAGTGGTCAAGCAgacgcccctccccccaccaccaccgccGTGCACGGATTTACGCTCCAGGTGCAAGGGGGAGAACACTCCCATAAGGACGGGGGCGTCCCCCCTCATCTCAGCTCTACCATCCCTCAACCTCAGCCACTCTTCAATCCAAGCACTCGGCCCACCTGAGACGGAGAGACCCAAGTGCGGGACCACGTGGGACCAGCCGGGACAACACCGCCCTTTCCGCTCCAGGCGACCAGCCAATGAGACCTCAAGGCCGGGACTTGGGACCAGCCTGAGGCGGGCGTAGTCAGGTGTACGCAGCACCGCCCCTTCCGCTCCAGGAGACCAGCCAATGAGGGCCAGAGGCCAGCTCCGGGGGCGGGTCTGGTAACGGAAAGGGGAGGGGCGTCATTCTGAGGAGCCGCCTCGAGCCTCAGGCTGCGGAGGAGGAGGGCAGCCGAGCGGGAACCTGAGCGCGGGCGAGCTGGAGGTGAGCGAGGCCAGCCCGCCTGGGGGTCTCGGACCCTCCCTTGGCGCCCCGACCCCCGAGTCACGGCGTCCCGAGGCGGTGCCCACCGCCTCACGCCAGACCGGTGGGGCGCCTACCGCTTCGTCACCCACCCGGCCCTCGACCCGGTCTCGTCACGCCGTTCTCCTCACGCCGCACCCCCGGCCCACCCCCGGCCCCTCACCCGCACGTCCTCCAGACCCCTCCCACCGCACTTCCTGAACTCCATACACCTGAACCTGTCAGCCTCACGCCCCACCTGGACTCCCATCACACACGTCGAGTTCCCTCGCATCTGCGCCCCAGGCGTGGTCCCAGACCCTCACACCGCTCAACTGCAGGACCACCGCCCCAAGcgtcacacacacactctattcCCGTGCCGCTCACACCACGCGCACGCCTCGCAGACTCTCCGGTCCGGGTGCCCCTCTCAGCCTCTCACATTTCTCACCCCAGGAAGGACCCCGGTCTCCACGACAGCTCTTCGTACTGGGCGAGCGAGGCCCTCAGAGCAGAGAGGGGGCCCCAGGCCCTTGCATTTCTCGTGCCTCTGAATTCCTCCGTCGCCAGCACCGCAGACCTCACACCCTAAGGCGAccctcccacccccgctttcccttGCCCACCTCACCCCACAGTCAGCCGTTACCCTCATTCCCGTGGCTCTGGCGCTGGCCCAGGCCTGCTCTCCGTCCTAACCCTGCGGTCAGCCTCGGCAGCCTCGCCAGGAAAGAATGCCATGGACCTTAACGCCGTGGTCTTCCTCCTGCGCCCCAGCTCACACCCCTTCCCTGGATCTGCTTTCCAGGCCCACCCCTCCTCTGAGGTCCAAGGGTGCCTTGCCACGGCCTCCATCCTGCTGGGTGTCTCGTGCGCCATCCCCCAGCCGACCCGCCCCTCAACTCCACGTCCCTCTAGGCCTCCGCTTTGTGCCCACCGCTCATCTTACACGCGCCTTCGTTGTGCCTCCGCCGCGGGCACGTTTCAGTTCCCAGGCCAGTTGCACTCCGTCCATGTTCCCTGTGCCACCCCAGGGTCCTGAGAATGCCGTGCAGCCGTGTGGCCTCGGCCATACTGCCACTGCTTCCCGGCTGCACCTCTGCCGAACGTCGGTTCTTAGGAAAAGACCTTTTCATTGCCCTTCGTAGGCAAGCTGGAGACCTCAGGCTTGAACAGGGACTTACCTGCACCTTCACCTACCTGACGCCACCCGTACCTCTTTACCTTCCCTTCCCTTCGTAGGGTAAGGTGACCGTGCTCCTGTCTGAGACCAGCCCCTGCACCATCGGCAACCCTTTCTCCTGATTCTGCAGCCTTTTCTGTACAGCTAATCCTTTCCACACAGACCAAAGACAGGCAAGTCTCTGCCTTtgttaacttaaaaaacaaaaaacttttactCTGTACCACCTTCTCACTATCTCCTGTTTTTTTCTACCCTCCTCGTCTAAGTCTGTATGCCCTATCTATTTTGTCTAGTGATccattagttctttttttttttaatatttattttatttatttatttggttgtggcAGGTCTTAGCCGTGgcaggtgggcttcttagttgcagctcgccggctccttagttgcggcatgcatgtgggatctagttccctgaccagggatggaacccgggccccctatactgggagtgcggagtcttaaccactgcgccaccagggaagtccctaaataggATTATCTTATTCTAAACTTTTAATCTTATTCTAGGTCTAGCATATTTTTAATAGTAACAATGTTTTTGTTCCATTTACAAACTTAAACTTTTAATTATAAACTTAATGTATTCTACTTCTTTAAGTACAAGTACCTCAGTTGTCTTAATAACAAACCTTCCTACCTtcttatataattctttttttaatttaaaaaaaaagtttttttggctgcgttgggtcttcattgctgctcgtggactttctctagttgcggcgagtgggggcttctcttgcggagcacgggctctaggcgtgcgggcttcagtagttgcagcacgcgggcttcaggagttgtggctccccggctctagagcgcaggctcagtagttgtggctcacgggcttagttgctccgcggcatgtgggatcttcccagacgagggatcgaacctgtgtcccctgcgttggcagacggattcttaaccactgcaccaccagggaagtccccatataatTCTTATAAAAATCATAAGTAAAACGTATAAATATTGTAAACCTCAAGTTCTCTTAAATGTCCTAGAACTCCTATAAACTTATTAAGACTGTGACTTAAAATTACAACCCATAAtcaatttcacattttaaacTCCAATGACAAAGCTGAGCTGCTACTCCGGTAGACCAAATTCTCTTAAACATTCAAATGCATATAATACCAGatagtcaggacttccctggtagcgcagtggttaagaatccacctgccaatgcaggggacacgggttcgagccctcgtccgggaagatcccacatgccacagagcaactaagcctgtgcgccacaactactgagcctgcgctctagagcccgcgagccgcaactactgaagcctgcgctctagagcccatgctccgcaacaagagaagccaccgcaatgagaagcccgcgcatagcaatgaagagtagcccctgctcgccgcaactagagaaagcccgcgtgcagcaacgaagacctaacgcagccaaataaataaataaatttgtaaaaaaaaaaaaaaaaattctcaatacCAGATAGTCATAGTACAGGTATCCCCTGCTTTGTGAAAGTTCACTTTACACCACTCCACTTTTATGAAaaacctacattagtacctgtttcactaaccaaaagaaatatgaagaggatttttgcttttattaaaaaaaaaaatgaaaatagcgtccagcatttgttttgcagCGAGCCGTATAGAGGCAGTGTGCACCCCAGCACTGAGTAGCACCGCCAAGCTCATTCCCGGGGAACTACACTCTGCATCTCAGCATCAGGCTGCCACAGCTTTGATCtttgtctgtgagcatctgtgctttattttggtttattttgtgcGTTCATTAGCAAGATGTGTtgtaaggtaattgcttctttgccTTATGCCATTTTGGCTTATGAAAGGTTTTATACAAACACTCTACTTTTGAATGGTGGGGAAACCTGTAATTCTAGTTTTTATGCTCTTAATATTTCCTATCTTAATTCCCTATCTTCCCAGAATTATAAGTTATTCACCCATATGATTTTTAGAGTTTCCTTCtcttgtactttttatttttattttatttatttatttttaaattgaggtatagttgatttacaatgtcgtgttagtttcaggtgtacagcacagtgattcagttttatgtctgtatatttacattgtttttcagattcttttccttatcggttattacaaaatattgaatatagttcccagtgtCTTGTGCTTTTTAGAGTTGTCGTCTCAGCTTGCTGAGACTTCATAATGATCAGAGGACATTGGCTGGGGTTCAGTGACTGACTCTGTAACAGTCTGCACTTGACTTCCAAAACATGACCCTCCTGGTTCTCCTTCTACCTCTCTGGCCCCTCTTCCTCAGTCTCTTTGGCTGGTTCCTTTGCATCTCCCCAGTCTTGATGTTGGGCCTCTTCTCCATCTGTGTTTTCTCCCTTGATCTCTCCCATTCTCAT includes the following:
- the LOC130709206 gene encoding uncharacterized protein LOC130709206; this encodes MRGNSTCVMGVQVGREADRFRCMEFRKCGGRGLEDVRTRPRSWPLALIGWSPGAEGAVLRTPDYARLRLVPSPGLEVSLAGRLERKGRCCPGWSHVVPHLGLSVSATVGGRHCCSCLTEEDAEAQGDEAGAQVHAPGRCGPWLQPRSARRSGLQAVKHRSPSKASPGGFPRHLENPEPSLRGPRGATPPLPSCCSRLHASHRPSGTVPAPRQLLPPRSIGCCCPLGQEYPALRHDHLAPRPQAWDCSSSLCRGPLQSCAPAQGGAEDVSLHRGPHSPEDKQKWPQGTGGGSEARIYSNCVCGCGQQRPTFQSRSEPLTNSLQP